The Canis lupus familiaris isolate Mischka breed German Shepherd chromosome X, alternate assembly UU_Cfam_GSD_1.0, whole genome shotgun sequence genome has a segment encoding these proteins:
- the SERTM2 gene encoding serine-rich and transmembrane domain-containing 2, producing MTEVHFKYHGNLTGRAHFPTLATEVDNTSDKYSNLYMYVGLFLSLLAILLILLFTMLLRLKHVISPITSESTESVPQFTDVEMQSRIPTP from the coding sequence ATGACGGAGGTGCATTTCAAGTACCATGGAAATCTCACTGGCCGGGCCCATTTCCCTACCCTGGCGACAGAGGTTGACAACACTTCGGATAAGTATTCCAACCTCTACATGTACGTGGGCTTATTCCTGAGCCTCCTGGCCATTCTCCTCATCCTGCTCTTCACGATGCTTCTTCGGCTTAAACATGTCATCTCACCCATCACTTCCGAGAGCACGGAAAGTGTTCCTCAATTCACAGATGTAGAGATGCAGAGTCGAATCCCCACTCCTTAA